In the Eptesicus fuscus isolate TK198812 chromosome 12, DD_ASM_mEF_20220401, whole genome shotgun sequence genome, one interval contains:
- the MRO gene encoding protein maestro, giving the protein MDQTQRRILGQPLSMPTTQPKKKRTPMMSFFSKVSWKLRFQKREHLKNVLYILAERARDPSAKKRHLAVRGLGTMARENPDKVRKYKKIVLDLLVHGLYDPMSSEVIHESLKTLTIILGKIQGKGLGSFFIDITLQTRTLLDDENDSLRYSAFVLFGQLPAFAGRKWKKFFTNQVKQTQDSLLTHLQDRNPQVAKACKATFRACSPYLRQRKERSFQSEDDRRNPKLCRQLSLYHPELLQYFYANKIL; this is encoded by the exons ATGGACCAAACACAGAGAAGAATCCTGGGCCAGCCCCTTTCTATGCCCACCACCCAGCCCAAGAAGAAAAGGACTCCAATGATGTCTTTCTTTTCCAAG GTCTCTTGGAAACTGAGGTTCCAGAAGAGGGAGCATTTGAAGAATGTGCTTTACATCTTGGCAGAAAGAGCCCGGGACCCCAGTGCTAAAAAGCGTCACCTGGCAGTGAGAGGCCTGGGAACCATGGCCCGTGAGAACCCCGACAAG GTGAGAAAGTATAAGAAAATTGTCCTAGACCTGCTGGTGCATGGATTGTATGATCCCATGAGTTCTGAAGTCATCCACGAAAGTCTGAAGACTCTGACCATCATCCTGGGCAAGATCCAAGGGAAAGGTTTGGGCTCCTTCTTCATAGACATCACTCTTCAGACCAGGACGCTACTAGATGAC GAGAATGACAGCCTGAGATACTCAGCCTTTGTCTTGTTTGGGCAATTGCCTGCCTTTGCTGGGCGGAAGTGGAAGAAATTTTTCACCAACCAAGTTAAGCAGACTCAAGATTCCCTCCTGACCCATTTACAGGACAGAAATCCCCAGGTGGCCAAG GCTTGCAAAGCCACATTCCGAGCCTGTTCTCCCTATCTGAGGCAGAGGAAGGAGCGCAGCTTCCAGAGCGAGGACGATCGGAGGAACCCCAAGCTCTGCCGGCAGCTG